aaatgttcctccTACTACAGTGCTCAGACAGACTAGATTATTCTACCTTGAACAACATCGTACACTGTATGGTGCAAACTGTGCAATAGGTAGAATGATGATTAATTCAACTAGTGTCAATATAGATTTGTATCATTGTTCTCTGAGTTCACTTCAACgagttttaaaatctgcttaagtgcaatataattttatatctcgactttgcttaaagtgtgtcttcttttctattgcagttactctgttttaaaccatggttgtccttatattttattttattttattgatgttacttgttatctgttatttatgctagatatttaataatagtaCTTATACATCAAGTGCTTTATTgcgatataaaatcttattttgttgaatattttatatactatatttattttgtaaattggttaattacGGTAATATATATACTGAAAGAATATAGGAGTATGAAAAACAAACAGCATCTGTACAGACCGATACAGCCCCATTAACACAAAAACCAGATAGTGGTGAAATTCGATCGATAGTAAAATGTAACTCCTCCCAAGTGATCAAGATTTGATTAGGGATTTATCTTTCACCATAAAAGGATCCACCTTAATAAGGATAATGAATCAGCCACATTATTGGAAATTGAATAGCACAAGAGCCAACATTTCTTACGAGACCTATAGTATAATGAAGGAGTAAGAACTTAAAATTACTCAGTCAAAAtctttgaattaattatttcaatcaGAGATTGCTCAAGAGGAGCGAACATttccaaacataatttttcatgaaaaaaacattttcatattAAGTTAACTGGTAAATTTTTTGCAtgctattaataataatggtaatgattttctcatttttctgGACCCTTGACACAAGAACTTTTACAACTTCGGCAAAAACTGTTCAAGTTAACTGAAAGTTTCACcaaattgttaagaaaacttcactttttgttaagaaatatattttaagttaaaggTGGAACTAGAGACCTTTCAAAAAGAGGatagtaacaatttttttgatctTTAGTACAAAAGCGTTCCCAACTTCTGAAAAAATAgcgttaaaatgtatttaaagttTCCCAAATTATTAAGGAAACttcacttttaattaaaaaatttatttcaagttaAACGTTTAACTGGAGATCTTTTTACAACAACATGATCGTAACAATTCTTCCATTCTATTCAATTCTTCATTCTAAATATCCTAATTACAATTTATATTCTTCtgtttgtttgaaataaataaataattggttACACTAGAAATTTAAGTAAAAGTAACTCGATATAGCAAAATAATAGCGACATTATCTTGAAATTGGCAAATTGCTTTTAAGTTTTATAGGTATGTAATACGTAATTGACAAAACCAACGCCATCTTGATCGTTGTCCCGAATTTCGAAGTTGAAGTTTCGTACTGTCAGCGGTCAATGTCATCAAAGGAATTTCCTAATCCCACAATATTATTTGTGTTTtcttcaaaattgtttatatttcaatggtaaatattgttaaaataataatcttcTGCTGCAAGGTATCCGTTTAAGATGCATTTACCCGAATATAACAGTCAAGGTGAGTTCttgatatatttgaaaaaaagtaacCCTTTTCTAGCTAGGAGCGTCTTTAGGAACACAACATCCATTCTGAGAGGAAAAAATGATGTGTCGGCTTTGCCTGGGTGAATACCCCTTAAATAAACTCAAAAACATCTTTGCATATCAACCGGAAAACTGCGAAGAATCcttagttcatattttattttggatgTTTTCGGTCGAGGTAAGTTCATCCTTCCTATAgtgagtttattttttaatgataaaaaatccTCACATCTGTAAGTGAGGTATTAGCTATAATGTCAAAAGTGTCTCTAGTTAAAATTCAAAGTAGTTCTGCTTTTgcattttcttctttatttagtaaatttcaATCAACATGTACCTATGACGCCTTCATTTCAACTGTGTTATATTCAAAGAAGTATTCTCTAATACTTCTTTGCAGCACTTGAATCAGTGCTCGGGAAATGATGCAGCATTGGGGATATTCAAAAAAGACTTAGAAACATGGATAATACAAACGTAGTTTTAATAGGACCTTCTCTGTTTAAAAATAGGCCCATACTTAATTCATTTATAACGTTACAACATCGCGAAATCTTAAAATGCATTCATTGAATCCCCAAATGGAACTACACTTGTACCCATTGTTAGCGATTACATAAATAAGGAGCGCATGGTACATTATCTCATTGATTTCtgtcaattaaataatattaaattgcatTTTCACCAAGACTGTCAACATCTCAGTTCAATGTAACATTTAGGAATAGTAAACTCTCTACTGTTGACATACAAGCTAGTAACAATCATGTAAATGTAAAACACATTCAATCTAATGTTTTACCTAGCCAGAGTCAATCACTACGACATAAAACTAGTGAACTTTCACTTTTTTTGCATGACTTAAACTATCctagtattttattacttactgaGCACTGGCTTAAACCGGATGAGCTTATTGATCTaccaaattatgttattttgtctAGTTTTTGTCTTCTCATGGTGGATGtatgatattattatgtaaaaactttttagaacACAACTCTTTTCAACAGGGTTGTGTGTAATTTGCTGACCAAGAATAAAAgcgtgctaccaaagctatttacagACAGAAACTGTTCAAACTTAATATCTAATAGCAGTATATGTATGTCAGcctgctaccaaaaaataattgaaatagcacccctctaaggggttgtttgtatttgtttttataaaaacgtGCTATTtagcacgtttttattagaaaaaaaacgaaaaaacgtGAAAATTAAGTGTGCTATTTAGCACGTTTTTTTAGACATTGACaaatacaaactaccccttagaggggtgctacttcaattattttttggtagcaagcacttatatgtatagagtaacatcagttatcgatttcgcatagtttttgatgataaatagctttggtagcacattttgatttttggtcagcaaattatttttaccctTTCAACAAATAGATAAATTTAACCATCTCCTAAAGGAAATGACTTTTGAATTTACTGTAATTTACTCCAAATCCGTAAACTTAtatgtaatttgtatttttagatCTCTTCTAGGAGACTGCAgcgaattctttttaaaattagaggcacttttatttgaaattccatCGCCGGCTTACATAGTTCTTACaggagactttaatatcaactttaatCTAATGGGGGCATTTAGTATACATATGCATGTAAAAGATTCTACTCGTATAACACAGTCAACAAGCTCCACTATTGActatatttgttctaattttccaTATGACTCCGTGGAGTGTACAGTCGCAAATTCTGATTTATCAGACCCTGAGTTTATACTatgtaaaatagcaaatatacaAAAGGAATGTAGTGTATCTGCATGGCGATATGGTCgaatttttggtattaataactttaataagttTCATCAACTTTCAGCTCTTGAATCCTGGAATTCTATTTTCAATGTATCTTCCTTTCacacaaaaattgttaagcTCTTTGATGCTTTCCTtccaataattaaaatcaaacaCAATTCTTCATCATTCACAATTCTTGGTCTGAAAGTATCTTCAAGAAATCTGAGATCTCTTCACACAATAAGAAAGTTCACTGACTCTTCAGTTTTTCATAACTATTTCAATTCTTACCGAGCCTTGTATCGTCGTCTGATAAGAATCTCTAAGTAAACTTACTACTCCAACCATTTAAGTGGTTCATCTAACAAATATAAGGAGAGTTGGAAAATTATCAATGATATTCGTCACAATTGTGGTAAGCAGTCAAGACAATGCCCTGAAGTCTCTCCCAAtgattttaacaactttttctaatattgctctaCAACTTCAGCAAAATTTGAACCCTTCAGTGGATCCTTTTCCCTTTATGCCAGCCATTCATGTTCCAAATTCCTTATTCTTTATACTTATAAACCTAAACGAACTCAAGGATATTCtgtatactgaaaaaaataaaaattcaactggaGAAGACAACCTTTCAGCTAAGATTTTTCTCAACCTTCCAGAAACGGCACTAAAGGCACTGGTTGACGCAATTAACCTTTCTTGGAGCAAGGGGATATTTCCATCTTGCCTAAAATCGGCTAAAGTTATCCCAATTCACAAGGGTGGAGCTCTTGATAATCCTTCCAACTTTCGTCCCTTCTCTCTCTTGTCTACGCTATCAAAGGTAAtagaaaaactggttaaaaatcgaataatgtcctttttaaactttaaaaacatcCTCACCAGACTGCAATTTGGCTTCCGTGAAAATACCAGTACCAATGATGgcgtgtttaatttttttcatgagctTTACTCCCAGATAAATGCTGGTGGAGTTTCGGCGgcagttttttgtgatttgtcgaaggcttttgattgtgtctGCCACAGGATTCATCATTATGGATTTCGGGGAGTTTCATCTTCTTGGTTTGCTTCCTATCTGCAAGATCGGCAACAACGAGTGCTTGTAGGATCTAAGTACTCTGATTACCATCCTATCACCttgggagttcctcagggttcagttttggggcctatactttttctcctatacataaatgatcttacAATCTTAATGTACGGGGgaaatttactctatttgccgatgatacaaCACTTTTTTGGCACAGCCCAGACACAGATACTCTGCATTAGCAACTGATCTTCAGGCAGTAAATCTCTGGTTTGAATCAAACTTGCTGTcactaaatcctcaaaaaaacaaattatgtgTTTTAAGTGTGCTCTAGACCATCACGtgcctttttctaattcagtagttcagcagttttttgggtatattcattggcagagaactcagatttgaagagcatatcctcggtacttgcaaaaaggtgcctgcaggttgttttgcagtcagagcGGCTACCCTGGAGCTTGGTTGCAGTTTGgaagatctgtatatttttcattaattgaatcccaccttaggtatgccatttgcttctggggtaatgcagctgcctaccttctacaaatgctgatgcttgttttacagaagcgtgctgtacgttacatctgtggggctaaaccaagagattcctgtcgcccattatttgttagactgggcatacacactgtcttctccctctacatttaggaagtggcctgcttactttttgcaaatcgctttaaatttataaccccaAATCCAAGATACTTAAACGCATACGCCGGTACTTTCAAATACCATGACAAGTCACTTGTGACACACTTAGGGCACAAACACTAAACTTGTAACGATACTAAGTAATATATTTGCattgagtttaaaaattcatgaaatcttatgaactacttaaaacatctttctatatttatatttgatgtttgtttaaatactttaaaatcaTCATCAGGAGTCCTGCAACTGTTGTACAAATTTGCTATTTCTCCATAAAGGTTGATGTGATTGATCCATACCCAAAAGAAGCGTGTGGAAAGTGCCTGGTGTTGATCAATCATGTTCTACAAATACGAGCAACTTTCCAAACGACCCAAGATGTTTTACACGGCAAACAGCCCAAGAGCGATACGACTGAACCCAAGCAAACTTTATCAGAAATAAGGGTTGGTTGATAACGGTTATCTCAAGCCTGTAACATTCGTTTAAATGCTAATTTTTAGAACACTAACTTGGATGATAATGTCCAAAAACCTAAAGGAAAGTATGACATCGAACAGTTAGACAATATTTCATTATCTACCGTTAAAGTTTCCTTAAACAACCTTAAGGTGATATGCCCGGTAACTTTGGATCTACCAAAGTTCGAAAACTCCCCGGAATTTGGAGCGTATAAACATTTAGGCTTTGgaaaatataagaaaagaaCGGTAATATTGATTCATAACTAGTGAAACATTAATTTGATCTTTAATgttttagaataaaatagtGCCAACCCCAAGGTGTATAGAATTATCAACACAAACTAGTTGTGAAAAGTTAAGGTCAGAAATGGTCTCACGTGGGGTCAATACTGACCTCATCATTCCTAGTGCAATAGAACGTATGAGTGGGGTGCCTGTTGCCgatcattttgaaaataaattgcaCGGAAACGCATCACAAATAAGGTCTAGATGTAGTGTAATGGTAAATAAGTTTTTGTAATGGGaacttcttatattttttaatacaaccATCTCTATTAATTATTCACCAGTTAGTTCATTATATTCTACCTTAATTATTGAATATAactaactaattatttttttttacaggatCTCTTAGAAATAGCCACCCACATATCGTCGATATTAACAAACAACAGGTTACCTGTACAAGATGTTGGCACAAACACCGATATTCCCTTCAGTGTTCcaaatgataaattaattaaagtcgATTCAGACACTTTAAGTCATTTCTCCCTCGGGGTTTTCATGGAGCCCTTGGAAGATTTGTTAATTAGAGAAAATTATACTGaggtacaaaaaaattgttttgtccAAAACTATAAAGAAGGTTTTTGTGAGAGACGAGAGGAGGAAGGGGGAGAGGAGTGCGAAGTGGACCCTTTAGTCGAAGAAAACCAAAAAGTATTAAGAGAATGGAAAAAACGAcgtttactaaattattataataattttcgaTCTTTTGCGGTGAGGGAACTGATTGAAGGCAAATCGATCCGCGAAAATATCCGTCAAGATCGCGACGAACTCTTAGTTAAGGTGGCCGAAGTGCAAagtgtttatttatgtaatttttgcagTACAAATTTTCCTTCGAATGTCGCATTAAGGTCGCACATCAATAAAGTTCACGTCAAAAACAACGATAACAAACACAAGTGTAACTGGTGCTTCAGACGatataaaaacttgaaattgtTAAACATACACGAGTCCAATATGCATAAGGAACAATTTGGACTGAGAAAAGATCTAAATGATACGAGAGGAAAAGAAGTTAAGGGATTTTACGCGcatatgaaaaaagtccatttaatttcaaaaaaggtGATAAAATGTCAAGTGTGcggtttatttttcaaatcgGAAGCGACGTTCGTTTGTCACATGTCCATGGAACATGATCAAACAGAAGAAGCCGTAGCACGTCGACACGATCGACGGACGCGTGGTAGAACCGTCAATGTCAAGGATATCATGAAAAACTTTCGGTACAAGTGGTccataaagaagaaaaagaggaAACGCGTGAAAGAAGACAACAACGACGATTTCATTTGGAATAAGAAAGATCTGGGCAAGTATTCGGcggtttctttttataaaaactatgtGGATAAAGAAATGTCACCGGAAAAAGATTCCGAGACACATCAAAGTCCTTTATTCGATCAAAAGGCGGACGTTGCCTTGGATGAAACGATTAGAAAATTGAGCGAGAGGTTGGTGGACCCATTAGTGGCCAGTAGTAATTCAGCGACATTGTAGCATAATATCCTGCATTTGGTTATTGTACATTCTAGTCAAGAAAAATCAGGTAGAGCCGCAATCTCAGTAAACATCACACCAATTCCCAAgttgattaattattttctccGAAATTGGTAATTTGATTCCCGAGATTTAAATTTAGCTAAAGAGAAAATACTTGAGGATTCCATTCTGAGCCTCAAtgtttgtagatttttttaatatatattgcATTGTTCATTCAGCAATTTAGGATTAGGTTAGTTTTAGGTATTGGTAATttgtaaataagaaaattaatgttcCTTTACATTTTCGTAATTCTGTCGTGCTAAGGCAAGAGGTCGCGTATCgggttgaaaatattgttttgcGATCAGTTTTACAGGCAACACGACGCACAGTGTTTCGGGACATAAATCATAGGCTGGttctacataatatattttttattttattatgagtagaaactataaaataaatttttaaagtaaaattatactgcaataacaataattaaagtcGTATTTCCTACTAAACGATTTATGTaggtaacaaaattatttaaagaaacagtatgaataaatgaaataaagtattttgttgctgataaaatataagaaataaatccAATGGGATAACCCTTAAAAAGTTGAAATGTCTCAAGTTTGAtaataatgtgtataaataaaCAGGGTGATCCAACGAAAAGTATCCACCTAAATAACgcctcccaaatttttttatactttcgGACTTGCCGACTTTTATTTTAAGggaaaaaacctttttatttactttttgccTTACCACTCCATCAccccaaaaatcttaaatagaaaggaaGGCCAAGTGATCTCTTAATCGTGAGTATTACTGCCCAGTTTGgagtctttatttttattagggtTGACGTGACCCCTTGTCAAAATCTCTATGAAAGTAGTTGTTTTAGCCTATAACCAAATATTAGTAAGACTAAATCGCTTTCATGtcaaaatagaatttaaaatgggTCTCATTtaagtcttttcaaaaagcctaATTTCAAGTCAGGCTTTTAGCCCAACCATTTAGTATCTTAATTGGTAAATCATTTTAAAGCTTATCTTATTAACATTACAATTTAAAGCGGTTTACTTTTGTGAATATTCATCAGCTATtcgctaaaaaaaaaaacgatgtcAACCCTAATCAACCCTAGTTACAATACAGGCTTCAAACTTTATTCAAACTTTTTAACAGTTAGATTAATGATAGAAATACCTTTAAGACAAGGTATCCCTCGaacctttttatataaaattttaggagtaaatattaattaataaaaatattaccccaataaatgaataaaatcgcAAAACCGAAcatacagtgagagccaaaagtccggaataaattcatttaaaattcaatgggtatgttcaaaaaaaaaacgctcggacacgtcgatttttatttttaactgtgggttttcttactataattttaggtatacagggtggtccaaaaataagttacgaccatcaagttataagacgcttatttagctataactagattgaaattattaagtccagtggcgtgtcagtgggcaccacatgcttattgttgataaaaaaacaagataattaattgttttacagctttttatttatttttgtatttaagcaactaaaaatacaactttttcgtatcttatcttattatcttcatatctggctttgttttcgagaaaaaactcatttaactcattctaaaaattatccatggacgacaacatgaaataaaaaccaattaattcgataaacaatttcgactttaaagtaaatgagcaaaatgctcACCctctgataaaatacacgactgcaaacgattcgtcattgagtgtctgacacgctcaaaaatacctggagtaacccttatgat
The sequence above is a segment of the Anthonomus grandis grandis chromosome 12, icAntGran1.3, whole genome shotgun sequence genome. Coding sequences within it:
- the LOC126743448 gene encoding uncharacterized protein LOC126743448; its protein translation is MMCRLCLGEYPLNKLKNIFAYQPENCEESLVHILFWMFSVEVDVIDPYPKEACGKCLVLINHVLQIRATFQTTQDVLHGKQPKSDTTEPKQTLSEIRNTNLDDNVQKPKGKYDIEQLDNISLSTVKVSLNNLKVICPVTLDLPKFENSPEFGAYKHLGFGKYKKRTNKIVPTPRCIELSTQTSCEKLRSEMVSRGVNTDLIIPSAIERMSGVPVADHFENKLHGNASQIRSRCSVMDLLEIATHISSILTNNRLPVQDVGTNTDIPFSVPNDKLIKVDSDTLSHFSLGVFMEPLEDLLIRENYTEVQKNCFVQNYKEGFCERREEEGGEECEVDPLVEENQKVLREWKKRRLLNYYNNFRSFAVRELIEGKSIRENIRQDRDELLVKVAEVQSVYLCNFCSTNFPSNVALRSHINKVHVKNNDNKHKCNWCFRRYKNLKLLNIHESNMHKEQFGLRKDLNDTRGKEVKGFYAHMKKVHLISKKVIKCQVCGLFFKSEATFVCHMSMEHDQTEEAVARRHDRRTRGRTVNVKDIMKNFRYKWSIKKKKRKRVKEDNNDDFIWNKKDLGKYSAVSFYKNYVDKEMSPEKDSETHQSPLFDQKADVALDETIRKLSERLVDPLVASSNSATL